Proteins from one Mycobacterium sp. EPa45 genomic window:
- the ipdF gene encoding (5R,7aS)-5-hydroxy-7a-methyl-1-oxo-2,3,5,6,7,7a-hexahydro-1H-indene-carboxyl-CoA reductase, whose product MSDVPEEIDGHGLLTGKVVVVTAAAGTGIGSSTARRALLEGADVVVSDHHERRLGETRDQLAELGLGRVEAVVCDVTSTAQVDALIASTTARLGRLDVLVNNAGLGGETPVIDMTDEDWDRVLNVTLTSVMRATRAALRYFRDAGHGGVIVNNASVLGWRAQHSQSHYAAAKAGVMALTRCSAIEAVEFGVRINAVSPSIARHKFLEKVSSTDLLDRLSEGEAFGRAAEPWEVAATIAFLASDYSSYLTGEVISVSSQRA is encoded by the coding sequence CTGTCGGACGTGCCTGAGGAGATCGACGGCCACGGCCTGCTCACCGGCAAGGTCGTCGTCGTGACCGCCGCCGCGGGCACTGGCATCGGATCGTCGACGGCGCGGCGCGCGCTGCTCGAAGGTGCCGACGTCGTGGTCTCCGACCACCACGAACGGCGACTGGGCGAAACCCGGGACCAGCTGGCCGAATTGGGCCTCGGCAGGGTCGAGGCCGTGGTGTGCGACGTCACCTCCACCGCCCAGGTCGACGCGCTGATCGCGTCCACCACCGCACGGCTGGGTCGCCTCGACGTCCTGGTCAACAATGCGGGGCTCGGCGGTGAAACCCCGGTCATCGATATGACCGACGAAGACTGGGACCGGGTGCTCAATGTGACGCTGACGTCGGTGATGCGGGCGACCCGCGCCGCGTTGCGGTACTTCCGCGACGCCGGCCACGGCGGGGTCATCGTCAACAACGCCAGCGTCCTCGGGTGGCGGGCCCAACACTCGCAGTCCCATTACGCCGCAGCCAAGGCCGGCGTGATGGCGCTGACCCGTTGCAGCGCAATCGAAGCCGTCGAATTCGGAGTGCGCATCAACGCGGTGTCTCCGAGCATCGCGCGGCACAAGTTCCTCGAGAAAGTCAGCTCGACCGACCTGCTCGACCGCCTCTCCGAGGGTGAGGCATTCGGTCGCGCCGCCGAGCCCTGGGAGGTGGCTGCCACCATCGCCTTCCTGGCCAGCGACTACTCGAGTTACCTGACCGGCGAAGTAATTTCGGTATCGAGCCAGCGAGCGTGA
- the ipdE1 gene encoding acyl-CoA dehydrogenase IpdE1: MITVEEFRAEVREWLADNLVGEYAALKGLGGPGREHEAYEERLAWNRHLAAAGLTCLGWPVEHGGRGLSVAHRVAFYEEYAKADAPDKVNHFGEELLGPTLIAFGTPEQQQRFLPKILDVTELWSQGYSEPGAGSDLANVATSAVLDGDEWVINGQKVWTSLAHWAQWCFVVARTEKGSKRHAGLSFLLVPLDQPGVEIRPIIQLTGDSEFNEVFFTDARTDASLVVGEPGDGWRVAMGLLTFERGVSTLGQQIRYARELSGIAELARTTGAIDDPLIRERLARSWAGLQTMRSYALATMDVEQPGQDNVSKLLWANWHRDLGELAMDIKGRSGLLLEDGEFDEWQRLFLFSRADTIYGGSNEIQRNIIAERVLGLPREVKG, translated from the coding sequence GTGATCACGGTCGAGGAGTTCCGGGCGGAGGTCCGCGAGTGGCTGGCCGACAATCTCGTCGGTGAATACGCCGCGCTCAAGGGACTCGGTGGCCCGGGGCGCGAGCATGAAGCCTACGAGGAGCGGCTGGCCTGGAACCGGCATCTCGCCGCGGCGGGCCTGACCTGCCTGGGCTGGCCGGTCGAGCACGGCGGTCGCGGCCTGTCGGTCGCCCACCGGGTGGCGTTCTACGAGGAGTACGCGAAGGCTGACGCCCCCGACAAGGTCAACCACTTCGGTGAGGAACTGCTGGGGCCCACGCTGATCGCATTCGGCACTCCCGAACAACAGCAGCGGTTCCTGCCGAAGATCCTCGACGTCACGGAGCTGTGGTCGCAGGGCTACTCCGAACCCGGTGCGGGCAGCGACCTGGCCAACGTGGCCACCTCCGCTGTGCTGGACGGCGACGAGTGGGTGATCAACGGCCAAAAGGTGTGGACCTCCCTGGCGCACTGGGCACAGTGGTGCTTCGTGGTGGCCCGCACCGAGAAGGGGTCCAAGCGGCATGCCGGCCTGTCGTTCCTGCTCGTGCCGCTCGATCAGCCCGGGGTGGAGATCCGCCCGATCATCCAGCTGACCGGTGACTCGGAGTTCAACGAGGTCTTCTTCACCGACGCCCGTACCGACGCGAGCCTGGTCGTGGGCGAGCCGGGCGACGGCTGGCGGGTGGCGATGGGATTGCTGACTTTCGAGCGTGGTGTGTCCACCCTCGGCCAGCAGATCCGTTATGCCCGTGAGCTTTCCGGCATCGCCGAGCTGGCCAGGACCACTGGCGCCATTGACGACCCGCTGATCCGTGAGCGGCTCGCCCGGTCCTGGGCGGGCCTGCAGACCATGCGGTCCTACGCATTGGCGACCATGGACGTCGAACAACCCGGCCAAGATAACGTGTCAAAGCTGTTGTGGGCGAACTGGCACCGCGATCTCGGCGAATTGGCCATGGACATCAAGGGCCGCTCCGGACTGCTGCTGGAAGACGGCGAGTTCGACGAGTGGCAGCGGCTGTTCCTCTTCTCGCGTGCTGACACAATCTACGGCGGGTCCAATGAGATCCAGCGCAACATCATCGCCGAGCGGGTGCTCGGCCTTCCGCGAGAGGTGAAGGGCTAG
- the kstR2 gene encoding TetR family transcriptional regulator KstR2, protein MTEQPVSRRDELLVLAATMFAERGLRATTVRDIADSAGILSGSLYHHFKSKEQMVEEVLRDFLDWLFDRYQQIITTEPNPLERLKGLFMTSFEAIEDRHAQVVIYQDEAKRLTTLPQFDFVEARNKEQRKMWLDLLNSGVEQGYFRPDIDVDVVYRFIRDTTWVSVRWYQPGGPLTAEEVGRQYLSIVLGGIAAAK, encoded by the coding sequence GTGACAGAGCAGCCGGTCAGTCGCCGCGACGAGCTTCTGGTGCTCGCCGCGACGATGTTCGCCGAACGCGGCCTGCGTGCGACGACCGTGCGCGACATCGCCGACTCGGCGGGCATTCTGTCCGGCAGCCTCTATCACCACTTCAAGAGCAAGGAGCAGATGGTCGAGGAGGTCCTGCGTGACTTCCTGGACTGGCTGTTCGACCGCTACCAGCAGATCATCACCACCGAGCCCAATCCGCTGGAGCGACTCAAGGGCCTGTTCATGACGTCCTTCGAGGCGATTGAAGACCGGCACGCGCAGGTGGTGATCTACCAGGACGAAGCCAAGCGGCTGACGACTCTGCCGCAATTCGATTTCGTCGAAGCGCGCAATAAAGAACAGCGCAAGATGTGGCTCGACCTGCTCAACTCCGGCGTCGAGCAGGGCTACTTCCGGCCCGATATAGACGTCGACGTGGTGTACCGGTTCATCCGGGATACCACGTGGGTTTCCGTGCGCTGGTATCAACCGGGTGGCCCGCTGACGGCCGAAGAAGTTGGCCGCCAATACCTTTCCATCGTCCTCGGCGGAATAGCCGCCGCAAAGTAA
- a CDS encoding NDMA-dependent alcohol dehydrogenase: protein MKMNAAILWEYGQDWSVEEVELDPPKEGEVLVSFEATGLCHSDHHIRDGDLVAPIPLIGGHEGAGVVQEVGPGVRDLKVGDHIVAAFLPACGRCRWCATGKSNLCDMGAEILTGLQPDGTFRRHARGQDIFAAIGLGTFAPYGTVPEASLVKIDDDIPLTRACLLGCGVTTGWGSAVNTADVRPGDTVVVIGCGGIGSGAIQGARLAGAEKIVVIDIVESKRDKAFLFGATHFATSIAEGTELVRELTKGVMADSALLTVGLVKGEMINDALELVSKGGTVVLTALAAMTDVTPVLPMTMFTLFQKRLLGSLYGQANPRADIPKLLSLYREGKLLLDETVTHEYKLGEINNAYDDMLAGRNIRGVVLHDH from the coding sequence ATGAAAATGAATGCCGCGATCCTGTGGGAGTACGGGCAAGACTGGAGCGTCGAAGAAGTCGAGCTTGATCCGCCCAAGGAGGGCGAGGTTCTCGTCTCGTTCGAAGCCACCGGCCTGTGCCACTCCGATCACCACATCCGCGACGGTGACCTGGTCGCTCCCATTCCACTGATCGGCGGCCACGAGGGAGCCGGCGTCGTGCAGGAGGTCGGACCCGGGGTCCGCGACCTGAAGGTCGGCGACCATATTGTCGCCGCGTTCCTCCCCGCCTGCGGACGCTGCCGCTGGTGCGCGACCGGCAAGTCGAACCTGTGCGACATGGGTGCCGAAATCCTCACCGGGCTTCAGCCCGACGGCACATTCCGCCGGCATGCGCGCGGCCAAGACATCTTCGCCGCAATCGGATTGGGCACCTTCGCTCCCTACGGCACGGTGCCCGAGGCGTCACTGGTGAAGATTGACGACGACATCCCGCTGACCCGGGCCTGCCTGCTCGGCTGCGGCGTCACCACCGGCTGGGGGTCGGCGGTCAACACCGCCGACGTTCGGCCGGGTGACACCGTCGTGGTGATCGGCTGCGGCGGCATCGGCAGCGGCGCGATCCAGGGCGCGCGGCTGGCCGGTGCGGAGAAGATCGTCGTGATCGACATCGTGGAAAGCAAGCGGGACAAAGCTTTTCTGTTCGGTGCCACCCACTTCGCGACCTCGATCGCAGAAGGCACCGAGCTGGTCCGGGAGCTGACCAAGGGGGTGATGGCCGACTCCGCGCTGCTGACCGTCGGGCTGGTCAAAGGCGAGATGATCAACGATGCGCTGGAACTCGTCAGCAAGGGCGGCACCGTGGTGCTCACCGCATTGGCGGCGATGACCGATGTGACGCCGGTACTGCCGATGACGATGTTCACGCTCTTCCAGAAGCGTCTGCTGGGCAGCCTCTACGGGCAGGCCAACCCGCGCGCCGACATCCCGAAGCTGCTCAGCCTCTACCGCGAGGGCAAGCTGCTGCTCGACGAGACCGTCACTCACGAGTACAAGCTGGGTGAGATCAACAACGCCTACGACGATATGCTCGCCGGCCGCAACATTCGTGGAGTCGTCCTCCACGACCACTGA
- the fadA6 gene encoding steroid 3-ketoacyl-CoA thiolase FadA6 — translation MAPASQAYVIDAVRTAVGKRNGSLAHVHPIDLGVVAFRGIFDRVDVDPGAVEDAIVGCLDTIGPQAGNIGRNTWLAAGFPEEVPGVTVDRQCGSSQQAISFGAQAIMAGTADLILAGGMQNMSRIPISSAMTVAEQFGFTSPTNESENWLHRYGDQEISQFRGAEMIAEKWGLSREEMEEFSLGSHNKAFAAIRNGNFENEIVPVGDFRTDEGPRESSLEKMAGLKTLRDGGRLTAAMASQISDGASAVLLASDQAVKDHKLTPRARIHHISARGADPVYMLTGPIPATKYALDKAGLTIDDIDVVEINEAFAPVVMAWLKETKADPEKVNPNGGAIALGHPLGATGAKLFTTMLNELERRGGRYGLQTMCEGGGTANVTIIERL, via the coding sequence ATGGCCCCCGCTTCACAGGCATACGTCATCGACGCCGTGCGCACGGCGGTAGGCAAGCGCAACGGATCGCTGGCCCACGTTCATCCCATCGATCTCGGCGTGGTGGCGTTCCGGGGCATCTTCGACCGGGTCGATGTGGACCCGGGCGCCGTCGAGGACGCGATCGTCGGTTGCCTGGACACCATCGGCCCGCAGGCGGGCAACATCGGCCGCAACACTTGGCTGGCCGCCGGTTTCCCCGAAGAGGTCCCCGGCGTCACCGTCGACCGGCAGTGCGGTTCGAGCCAGCAGGCGATCTCCTTTGGTGCGCAAGCCATCATGGCCGGCACCGCGGACCTCATCTTGGCCGGCGGCATGCAGAACATGAGCCGCATCCCGATCTCGTCGGCGATGACCGTCGCCGAGCAGTTCGGCTTCACCTCGCCGACCAACGAGTCCGAGAACTGGCTGCACCGTTACGGCGACCAGGAGATCTCACAGTTCCGGGGTGCCGAGATGATCGCCGAGAAGTGGGGCCTGTCCCGTGAGGAGATGGAGGAGTTCTCCCTCGGCAGCCACAACAAGGCGTTCGCGGCAATCCGTAACGGCAACTTCGAGAACGAGATCGTCCCGGTCGGCGACTTCCGCACCGATGAGGGCCCGCGTGAGTCGAGCCTGGAGAAGATGGCCGGCCTGAAGACACTGCGCGACGGCGGCCGGCTGACCGCGGCGATGGCCAGCCAGATCTCCGACGGGGCGAGTGCGGTGCTGCTGGCCAGCGATCAGGCTGTCAAGGACCACAAGCTGACCCCGCGCGCTCGCATCCATCACATCAGCGCCCGCGGCGCCGACCCGGTGTACATGCTCACCGGCCCGATCCCGGCGACGAAGTACGCGCTCGACAAGGCCGGCCTGACGATCGACGACATCGACGTCGTCGAGATAAACGAGGCCTTCGCGCCGGTGGTGATGGCCTGGCTCAAGGAGACCAAGGCCGACCCGGAGAAGGTCAATCCCAACGGCGGCGCGATCGCGCTGGGGCACCCGCTGGGCGCCACCGGCGCCAAGCTGTTCACCACCATGCTCAACGAGCTCGAGCGTCGCGGTGGCCGCTACGGGCTGCAGACGATGTGCGAAGGCGGCGGCACCGCCAACGTCACGATCATCGAACGTCTCTGA